Proteins from a genomic interval of Chroococcidiopsis thermalis PCC 7203:
- a CDS encoding response regulator, producing the protein MSDENFRGYIQLIHQQIAVLHNYMMQSSPPLQKKVTEALEEIAAALENLQLDIEEMQTSLEASAVVEEELFGQNQQAMQERQYYYDLFQFSPDAYLVTDSNGVILKANRAIATLLHVPQNYLVGKPLAVYIAQSDRMSFRALLNQLPFISDVQNWEINLCPRGGNSFAALLKVAQCLDDAGAIEALRIGVHDISEYKQVVTQPAFALNREDIPAQVTTPLTVLPHALDDLQVLVVDDEADAREFVTAVLESHGIRVTAVATAAAALEAMEQFHPDVLVSDIRMPYEDGYSLISKVRQLEAKKGWHIPAAALTAYLEEDRSKALAAGFESHLHKLAQPTELIEMVTRLAGRASTSTSAIRSTG; encoded by the coding sequence ATGAGCGACGAGAACTTTAGAGGATATATTCAACTAATTCATCAGCAGATAGCAGTTCTGCACAATTATATGATGCAGTCATCTCCCCCGCTACAAAAAAAGGTGACTGAAGCTCTAGAGGAGATTGCTGCTGCCCTGGAAAATCTCCAACTGGATATCGAGGAGATGCAGACGAGTTTGGAAGCATCAGCCGTCGTTGAGGAGGAGCTTTTCGGGCAAAATCAACAAGCGATGCAAGAGCGTCAGTATTATTACGATTTGTTTCAATTCAGCCCAGATGCTTATTTGGTGACCGATAGCAATGGAGTCATCCTAAAAGCTAATCGGGCGATCGCTACACTACTACATGTGCCACAAAACTATCTGGTTGGTAAACCACTCGCTGTTTATATTGCACAAAGCGATCGCATGAGCTTTCGCGCTCTTCTCAACCAGCTTCCTTTTATCAGTGACGTGCAAAATTGGGAGATAAACCTATGCCCAAGAGGCGGTAACTCGTTTGCAGCGCTTTTGAAAGTGGCGCAATGCCTCGATGATGCTGGTGCGATCGAGGCATTGCGAATTGGCGTGCATGACATTAGCGAGTACAAGCAGGTTGTTACTCAACCCGCCTTTGCACTTAACCGCGAAGATATCCCAGCCCAAGTAACTACTCCCCTCACCGTACTGCCACACGCCCTTGACGACTTACAGGTTCTTGTGGTGGACGACGAAGCCGATGCCCGCGAATTTGTTACCGCTGTTTTGGAGTCACATGGCATTCGCGTGACGGCAGTAGCAACCGCCGCCGCAGCGTTAGAGGCAATGGAGCAATTCCATCCCGATGTTTTAGTTAGCGACATTCGGATGCCCTATGAGGATGGGTATAGCTTGATTAGCAAAGTGCGGCAACTGGAAGCCAAGAAAGGATGGCATATTCCGGCGGCTGCGCTTACCGCCTATCTAGAAGAGGATCGCTCAAAAGCACTGGCAGCTGGATTTGAGTCGCATCTGCACAAGCTAGCTCAACCTACAGAGTTGATTGAAATGGTGACTCGATTGGCTGGACGCGCTTCCACAAGCACAAGTGCGATTCGTTCAACTGGCTGA